In Bombus vancouverensis nearcticus chromosome 1, iyBomVanc1_principal, whole genome shotgun sequence, a single genomic region encodes these proteins:
- the LOC117153256 gene encoding uncharacterized protein LOC117153256 isoform X1: MDLSKDSAAANETSSDDELKTSSAQETNNQITNMTGKEIIENVSFSQNSLHSLPNGFIEYVSKLVDLDLSNSRLRGLPKSLNMLKSLVSLNLNSNQFSTLPNVICELYNLEKLWASGNKIKYVPCNLGNLSKLETLSLSVNQLKDLPNSYAKLNQLKVCHLSTNKFKKIPNCIAKGMESLQILEFSQNNYVNLDVYPKSTNLTTFYAEENDICPSFPNWILCSGYKKLETVSLNKTRFKTYHQPTRTSRCYVKKLFMKQCDLNSKIVEFIIAGMINLEELVLGNTKVLYQNYFPTIPINKKESLCSLKVLDIQSTGLPQVPKTINKFFNLIKLNLSCNNIFFLPKEICTLKNLITLIIDNNHLKTLPKNFGKLTSLRELKLCHNQLVKLPLSMKSLYNLEYIDLYNNEFEVLPIVVLFFRNLKGMDLEQNYFSTEHILQPRFPRYKNMRAVLRNYWMDSILGSRSRSAHKLKILVDNSNTFPLPSSSDSNSECSWNSVDDIYTKRWYVSEDSADEFDPHECRKPKKRYYPPLTFYQPYQEIYRPADFHESRVQTRVSKMLECGAIVRQSSYEEGQFEDA; encoded by the exons ATGGATTTGTCAAAAGACAGTGCTGCAGCAAATGAAACGTCTTCTGACGATGAATTAAAAACATCATCGGCTCAAGAAACTAATAATCAAATCACAAATATGACaggaaaagaaattattgaaaatgtaTCTTTCTCACAAAACAGCTTACACAGTCTTCCTAACGGATTTATTGAATACGTATCAAAACTTGTTGATCTAGATTTGAGCAATAGTCGCCTTCGTGGTTTACCAAAATCTCTTAACATGCTAAAGAGTCTGGtatctttaaatttaaataGTAATCAATTTTCAACACTCCCAAAtgtaatttgtgaattgtataATCTCGAGAAATTATGGGCTTCTggaaataaaatcaaatatgtTCCATGTAATTTAggaaatttatcaaaattagAGACTTTATCTTTAAGTGTAAATCAATTAAAGGATCTTCCAAATTCATATGCAAAATTAAATCAGTTAAAAGTTTGTCATCTCAGCAccaataaatttaaaaagattCCAAATTGTATAGCCAAAGGAATGGAAAGTTTGCAAATCCTTGAGTTCTCacaaaataattatgtaaaCTTAGATGTCTATCCCAAGAGTACTAATTTAACCACATTTTATGCAGAAGAAAATGATATCTGTCCCTCATTTCCAAACTGGATATTGTGCTCCGGCTACAAGAAGCTTGAAACGGTGTCACTGAATAAAACAAGGTTTAAAACGTACCATCAGCCAACGAGGACATCCAGATGctatgttaaaaaattatttatgaaacagTGCGATCTCAATAGCAAGATTGTTGAATTCATAATCGCTGGAATGATAAATCTTGAAGAGTTAGTACTTGGAAATACAAAAGTGCTTTACCAAAATTATTTCCCAACTATACccattaataaaaaagaaagtctGTGTAGTCTTAAAGTACTTGACATACAGAGCACAGGGCTTCCACAAGTACCCAAaacaataaacaaattttttaatctaattaaGTTAAACTTAAGctgtaataatattttctttttacctAAAGAAATTTGTACTTTGAAGAATTTGATTACATTAATAATAGACAACAACCACTTGAAAACTCTTCCtaagaattttggaaaattAACATCCCTAAGAGAGTTAAAGCTATGTCACAATCAATTGGTTAAATTACCTTTGAGTATGAAATCATTGTACAATCTGGAATATATAGATCTGTACAATAATGAATTTGAAGTATTACCAATAGTAGTACTGTTCTTTCGAAATTTGAAAGGAATGGATCTAGAACAAAATTACTTCTCAACTGAACATATACTG CAGCCTAGGTTTCCTCGCTACAAAAATATGAGAGCAGTTTTGAGAAATTATTGGATGGATTCCATACTTGGTAGTAGATCCCGCAGCGCACACAAATTGAAAATACTTGTGGATAATTCAAACACCTTCCCATTGCCGAGCTCTTCTGATAGTAATTCAGAGTGTTCTTGGAACTC agTAGACGATATATATACTAAACGTTGGTATGTTTCGGAAGATTCGGCCGACGAATTTGATCCCCACg AATGTAGAAAACCAAAGAAACGATATTATCCCCCATTGACGTTTTATCAACCATATCAAGAAATATATCGTCCTGCGGACTTTCACGAAAGCAGAGTTCAGACACGAGTTAGCAAGATGTTAGAATGTGGAGCTATAGTTAGGCAATCAAGCTATGAGGAAGGTCAATTCGAAGATGCCTGA
- the LOC117153256 gene encoding uncharacterized protein LOC117153256 isoform X2 produces the protein MDLSKDSAAANETSSDDELKTSSAQETNNQITNMTGKEIIENVSFSQNSLHSLPNGFIEYVSKLVDLDLSNSRLRGLPKSLNMLKSLVSLNLNSNQFSTLPNVICELYNLEKLWASGNKIKYVPCNLGNLSKLETLSLSVNQLKDLPNSYAKLNQLKVCHLSTNKFKKIPNCIAKGMESLQILEFSQNNYVNLDVYPKSTNLTTFYAEENDICPSFPNWILCSGYKKLETVSLNKTRFKTYHQPTRTSRCYVKKLFMKQCDLNSKIVEFIIAGMINLEELVLGNTKVLYQNYFPTIPINKKESLCSLKVLDIQSTGLPQVPKTINKFFNLIKLNLSCNNIFFLPKEICTLKNLITLIIDNNHLKTLPKNFGKLTSLRELKLCHNQLVKLPLSMKSLYNLEYIDLYNNEFEVLPIVVLFFRNLKGMDLEQNYFSTEHILPRFPRYKNMRAVLRNYWMDSILGSRSRSAHKLKILVDNSNTFPLPSSSDSNSECSWNSVDDIYTKRWYVSEDSADEFDPHECRKPKKRYYPPLTFYQPYQEIYRPADFHESRVQTRVSKMLECGAIVRQSSYEEGQFEDA, from the exons ATGGATTTGTCAAAAGACAGTGCTGCAGCAAATGAAACGTCTTCTGACGATGAATTAAAAACATCATCGGCTCAAGAAACTAATAATCAAATCACAAATATGACaggaaaagaaattattgaaaatgtaTCTTTCTCACAAAACAGCTTACACAGTCTTCCTAACGGATTTATTGAATACGTATCAAAACTTGTTGATCTAGATTTGAGCAATAGTCGCCTTCGTGGTTTACCAAAATCTCTTAACATGCTAAAGAGTCTGGtatctttaaatttaaataGTAATCAATTTTCAACACTCCCAAAtgtaatttgtgaattgtataATCTCGAGAAATTATGGGCTTCTggaaataaaatcaaatatgtTCCATGTAATTTAggaaatttatcaaaattagAGACTTTATCTTTAAGTGTAAATCAATTAAAGGATCTTCCAAATTCATATGCAAAATTAAATCAGTTAAAAGTTTGTCATCTCAGCAccaataaatttaaaaagattCCAAATTGTATAGCCAAAGGAATGGAAAGTTTGCAAATCCTTGAGTTCTCacaaaataattatgtaaaCTTAGATGTCTATCCCAAGAGTACTAATTTAACCACATTTTATGCAGAAGAAAATGATATCTGTCCCTCATTTCCAAACTGGATATTGTGCTCCGGCTACAAGAAGCTTGAAACGGTGTCACTGAATAAAACAAGGTTTAAAACGTACCATCAGCCAACGAGGACATCCAGATGctatgttaaaaaattatttatgaaacagTGCGATCTCAATAGCAAGATTGTTGAATTCATAATCGCTGGAATGATAAATCTTGAAGAGTTAGTACTTGGAAATACAAAAGTGCTTTACCAAAATTATTTCCCAACTATACccattaataaaaaagaaagtctGTGTAGTCTTAAAGTACTTGACATACAGAGCACAGGGCTTCCACAAGTACCCAAaacaataaacaaattttttaatctaattaaGTTAAACTTAAGctgtaataatattttctttttacctAAAGAAATTTGTACTTTGAAGAATTTGATTACATTAATAATAGACAACAACCACTTGAAAACTCTTCCtaagaattttggaaaattAACATCCCTAAGAGAGTTAAAGCTATGTCACAATCAATTGGTTAAATTACCTTTGAGTATGAAATCATTGTACAATCTGGAATATATAGATCTGTACAATAATGAATTTGAAGTATTACCAATAGTAGTACTGTTCTTTCGAAATTTGAAAGGAATGGATCTAGAACAAAATTACTTCTCAACTGAACATATACTG CCTAGGTTTCCTCGCTACAAAAATATGAGAGCAGTTTTGAGAAATTATTGGATGGATTCCATACTTGGTAGTAGATCCCGCAGCGCACACAAATTGAAAATACTTGTGGATAATTCAAACACCTTCCCATTGCCGAGCTCTTCTGATAGTAATTCAGAGTGTTCTTGGAACTC agTAGACGATATATATACTAAACGTTGGTATGTTTCGGAAGATTCGGCCGACGAATTTGATCCCCACg AATGTAGAAAACCAAAGAAACGATATTATCCCCCATTGACGTTTTATCAACCATATCAAGAAATATATCGTCCTGCGGACTTTCACGAAAGCAGAGTTCAGACACGAGTTAGCAAGATGTTAGAATGTGGAGCTATAGTTAGGCAATCAAGCTATGAGGAAGGTCAATTCGAAGATGCCTGA
- the LOC117153256 gene encoding uncharacterized protein LOC117153256 isoform X3 codes for MDLSKDSAAANETSSDDELKTSSAQETNNQITNMTGKEIIENVSFSQNSLHSLPNGFIEYVSKLVDLDLSNSRLRGLPKSLNMLKSLVSLNLNSNQFSTLPNVICELYNLEKLWASGNKIKYVPCNLGNLSKLETLSLSVNQLKDLPNSYAKLNQLKVCHLSTNKFKKIPNCIAKGMESLQILEFSQNNYVNLDVYPKSTNLTTFYAEENDICPSFPNWILCSGYKKLETVSLNKTRFKTYHQPTRTSRCYVKKLFMKQCDLNSKIVEFIIAGMINLEELVLGNTKVLYQNYFPTIPINKKESLCSLKVLDIQSTGLPQVPKTINKFFNLIKLNLSCNNIFFLPKEICTLKNLITLIIDNNHLKTLPKNFGKLTSLRELKLCHNQLVKLPLSMKSLYNLEYIDLYNNEFEVLPIVVLFFRNLKGMDLEQNYFSTEHILQPRFPRYKNMRAVLRNYWMDSILGSRSRSAHKLKILVDNSNTFPLPSSSDSNSECSWNSRYIY; via the exons ATGGATTTGTCAAAAGACAGTGCTGCAGCAAATGAAACGTCTTCTGACGATGAATTAAAAACATCATCGGCTCAAGAAACTAATAATCAAATCACAAATATGACaggaaaagaaattattgaaaatgtaTCTTTCTCACAAAACAGCTTACACAGTCTTCCTAACGGATTTATTGAATACGTATCAAAACTTGTTGATCTAGATTTGAGCAATAGTCGCCTTCGTGGTTTACCAAAATCTCTTAACATGCTAAAGAGTCTGGtatctttaaatttaaataGTAATCAATTTTCAACACTCCCAAAtgtaatttgtgaattgtataATCTCGAGAAATTATGGGCTTCTggaaataaaatcaaatatgtTCCATGTAATTTAggaaatttatcaaaattagAGACTTTATCTTTAAGTGTAAATCAATTAAAGGATCTTCCAAATTCATATGCAAAATTAAATCAGTTAAAAGTTTGTCATCTCAGCAccaataaatttaaaaagattCCAAATTGTATAGCCAAAGGAATGGAAAGTTTGCAAATCCTTGAGTTCTCacaaaataattatgtaaaCTTAGATGTCTATCCCAAGAGTACTAATTTAACCACATTTTATGCAGAAGAAAATGATATCTGTCCCTCATTTCCAAACTGGATATTGTGCTCCGGCTACAAGAAGCTTGAAACGGTGTCACTGAATAAAACAAGGTTTAAAACGTACCATCAGCCAACGAGGACATCCAGATGctatgttaaaaaattatttatgaaacagTGCGATCTCAATAGCAAGATTGTTGAATTCATAATCGCTGGAATGATAAATCTTGAAGAGTTAGTACTTGGAAATACAAAAGTGCTTTACCAAAATTATTTCCCAACTATACccattaataaaaaagaaagtctGTGTAGTCTTAAAGTACTTGACATACAGAGCACAGGGCTTCCACAAGTACCCAAaacaataaacaaattttttaatctaattaaGTTAAACTTAAGctgtaataatattttctttttacctAAAGAAATTTGTACTTTGAAGAATTTGATTACATTAATAATAGACAACAACCACTTGAAAACTCTTCCtaagaattttggaaaattAACATCCCTAAGAGAGTTAAAGCTATGTCACAATCAATTGGTTAAATTACCTTTGAGTATGAAATCATTGTACAATCTGGAATATATAGATCTGTACAATAATGAATTTGAAGTATTACCAATAGTAGTACTGTTCTTTCGAAATTTGAAAGGAATGGATCTAGAACAAAATTACTTCTCAACTGAACATATACTG CAGCCTAGGTTTCCTCGCTACAAAAATATGAGAGCAGTTTTGAGAAATTATTGGATGGATTCCATACTTGGTAGTAGATCCCGCAGCGCACACAAATTGAAAATACTTGTGGATAATTCAAACACCTTCCCATTGCCGAGCTCTTCTGATAGTAATTCAGAGTGTTCTTGGAACTC ACGATATATATACTAA
- the LOC117153682 gene encoding uncharacterized protein LOC117153682, with protein sequence MKFFVANMIPNGRAAMEMTLRWLGRPDLAKYVRENPRLTKSLNTGDYDTADTLGFLGHRLSRRHTSETDKNLRNHAKRKKKKKKKRKKKKKRVRHAHKECDRNTQNKRVQKGMVAAAHTALYIWNENKKDKDTFTDCLEWNDENVCACSDIEEACTGKCEIYDRNYQTHYVADHRICTDDSIKSVSCVHAPKKEEKKRQRFSFFQRSCQKKEKDQENRDRKKILENVAEKKCEKIPQIAQKDQCKCCRCTLNSKDRILREKREIRKWKARRKKEEKRRKKEESKRAKQLANVCFKETCK encoded by the exons ATGAAATTTTTCGTAGCAAATATGATACCTAATGGACGGGCAGCAATGGAAATGACGCTAAGATGGTTAGGACGACCCGATCTGGCTAAGTATGTGAGAGAAAATCCCAGATTGACTAAATCCCTGAACACAGGGGATTACGATACAGCAGATACGTTAGGATTTCTAGGACACAGATTGTCGAGAAGGCATACTTCGGAAACGGACAAAAATTTACGCAATCAtgcaaagaggaagaaaaagaaaaagaaaaagagaaagaaaaagaaaaaacgcgtGCGTCATGCACATAAAGAATGCGATCGAAATACACAAAATAAAAGAGTTCAAAAGGGAATGGTAGCAGCAGCACATACTGCGCT GTACATCTGGAACGAAAATAAAAAGGATAAGGATACTTTCACTGATTGCTTGGAATGGAACGACGAAAACGTATGTGCTTGTTCGGATATTGAGGAAGCTTGCACAGGAAAATGTGAAATATATGATCGAAATTATCAAACACATTACGTAGCGGATCATCGAATTTGTACCGACGATTCTATCAAAAGTGTGAGTTGTGTGCATGcaccgaagaaagaagaaaagaaaagacaacGGTTCAGCTTCTTTCAGAGAAGCTgtcaaaaaaaggaaaaggatcAGGAAAATCGGGATAGGAA GAAAATTTTGGAGAACGTAGCCGAGAAGAAATGTGAAAAAATACCGCAAATTGCTCAAAAGGATCAATGTAAATGCTGTAGATGTACCTTGAATTCTAAAG ACAGAATATTACGTGAGAAGAGAGAAATACGCAAGTGGAAAGCaaggagaaagaaggaagaaaagagaaggaagaaagaagaatcaAAGAGagcaaaacaactcgcaaatGTATGTTTCAAAGAGAcatgtaaataa
- the LOC117153674 gene encoding uncharacterized protein LOC117153674 isoform X1 produces the protein MKTSKSPKVIREAQADDLDEYEGVATTATLKEKDSNTEPQLSEQMIQKISGRTTIKLSLHSAGIVLASIIVVSCLCTLLIRNRLMKLFDRIRGKKKKGKFIAIGDDIEDVSRSYFIRKPRIKRKRPPSYELVHTATQNSAPPPSVPQEPEEPEPMACYRCYKKKRKKSTKRPKR, from the exons ATGAAAACTTCCAAGTCACCGAAAGTAATTCGCGAAGCTCAAGCGGACGATTTGGA CGAATACGAAGGAGTCGCGACAACAGCCACGCTGAAAGAGAAAGATAGTAATACAGAACCTCAACTCTCGGAGCAGATGATTCAGAAGATCAGTG GACGTACTACTATCAAACTGTCGTTGCACAGCGCAGGCATCGTTCTCGCTTCAATCATAGTCGTATCTTGTTTATGTACTTTACTTATAAGGAACAGACTGATGAAACTATTCGATAGAATAcgagggaagaagaaaaaagg TAAATTTATCGCAATCGGAGATGACATAGAGGATGTGTCTAGAAGTTACTTCATTCGAAAGCCACGAATAAAAAGGAAACGACCTCCGTCGTACGAATTGGTGCACACAGCCACGCAAAACTCCGCGCCACCTCCATCCGTACCACAGGAACCGGAAGAACCAGAGCCGATGGCTTGTTACAGATGTTACaagaagaaacggaagaaaAGCACCAAAAGACCGAAGAGATGA
- the LOC117153674 gene encoding uncharacterized protein LOC117153674 isoform X2 translates to MKTSKSPKVIREAQADDLDEYEGVATTATLKEKDSNTEPQLSEQMIQKIRRTTIKLSLHSAGIVLASIIVVSCLCTLLIRNRLMKLFDRIRGKKKKGKFIAIGDDIEDVSRSYFIRKPRIKRKRPPSYELVHTATQNSAPPPSVPQEPEEPEPMACYRCYKKKRKKSTKRPKR, encoded by the exons ATGAAAACTTCCAAGTCACCGAAAGTAATTCGCGAAGCTCAAGCGGACGATTTGGA CGAATACGAAGGAGTCGCGACAACAGCCACGCTGAAAGAGAAAGATAGTAATACAGAACCTCAACTCTCGGAGCAGATGATTCAGAAGATCA GACGTACTACTATCAAACTGTCGTTGCACAGCGCAGGCATCGTTCTCGCTTCAATCATAGTCGTATCTTGTTTATGTACTTTACTTATAAGGAACAGACTGATGAAACTATTCGATAGAATAcgagggaagaagaaaaaagg TAAATTTATCGCAATCGGAGATGACATAGAGGATGTGTCTAGAAGTTACTTCATTCGAAAGCCACGAATAAAAAGGAAACGACCTCCGTCGTACGAATTGGTGCACACAGCCACGCAAAACTCCGCGCCACCTCCATCCGTACCACAGGAACCGGAAGAACCAGAGCCGATGGCTTGTTACAGATGTTACaagaagaaacggaagaaaAGCACCAAAAGACCGAAGAGATGA